TCGGTATACCCGGTGTACCCGACAGCCTGCCCATCACGCCCAGTGCCATCTCGGCATGGTCGGTCTGCGACACCGCGGCCACCACCGGCAGCCCGGCGGCGCCGACGGTGACGTCCATCGCCGGCCAGCTCTCGCCGATCGGCCGGGCCGCGGCGATGCGGCCGGGGCAAGCCATCCTCGCAACCCACGACGGTGCAACCTATGTGATCTGGGGAGGGCAACGGTCGCGCATCGACCCAACTGACCGGACGGTGACGTTCAATCTCGGCCTCGATCCCGGCGTGACGTATCCGATCGAGATCTCCAATGCGCTCTTTGACGCCATGCCGTCAACGGAACCGATTGTCCTACCGGCGATTCCGGAAGCGGGTTCACCGTCGCGATGGTTGCCCGGGTCGACGGTGGGTGCCGTGCTGGAATCCCGCGACTCAAGCGGTTCGGTCAACGGATTCTATGCGTTGCTGCCGGGTGGAGTGCAGAAGATCACCAGTTTTGTCGCCGACCTGTTGCGTACCGGGGATTCGCAGGGCTCGCCGACGCCGACGTTGGTCACCCCGGACAAGCTGATCCAGATCCCGCTAGTAGACGTGCTCAATGTCGACTACTACCCGACGGCGGATCTGGAATTCGTTGACCCATCGGCAAATCCCGTAACGTGTGTCAGTTGGGAGAAGCAGTCCAGCGACCCGCAGGCCAGGATCACCATCTTCAGCGGCCGCGGCCTGCCGGTTCCGATCGGCATGGATTCCCGGTTGGTGCAGCTTGTCCGCGACAACCGTAACCCTGATTCCTCCGAGGCACACCAGACGCTGGTGTTGCCGGGGGCGGCGAATTTCGTTGCGACGACGAGCGGTGTTGCCACGGCCGCCAGCCGGGAAAGTTTGTATTGGCTTTCACCGCAGGGTGTTCGGTATGGCGTCCAGTCGGATCAACGGACCCTGCCGGCACTGGGGCTGGATCCACGCTTTGCCGTCCAAGCGCCCTGGCCGATCGTCCGCACCTTCGCACCGGGCCCGGCGATCAGCCGCGAGGCTGCTCTGGTTGCGCGCGACGCGATCCCCGGAGGCGGTGCGGTGGCGCCGATTCCCGAGTCCAACGAGCAGAGTGTCGGGGGTTAGTGATGTCCAAGCGAGGATATGTGCGTGGCACCCGCACGCCACCGCCGAATGTCCCGCCGGTGCGAGTCGCGGTAGCCGCTCCGCTGGCGTTGCCGGAACGTGAACCGCGAAACATTCTGCTGATGATCGCGCTGCCCGCGCTCCTGGTTGGGATCATCGGCACGCTGGTGGTGATGTATGCCTCCGGGATTCGGTCGTTGCAGTCGGGGTTCTTCCCGATGATCGGCCTGGTCGGGTTCGGAGCGCTCATGTTCGGTGGCCGGTTCGGGCGC
The nucleotide sequence above comes from Mycobacterium decipiens. Encoded proteins:
- the eccB gene encoding type VII secretion protein EccB, with translation MPLNLSNRDQNSGHLFYNRRLRAAITRFSVRMKHDDRKQQAAVALSIVLVLIGVGWMALLNIMKPAGLIGRSAIIGNRDTGAVYAKINGRLYPALNLTSARLAVGTAATPTWVSAGEVAKYATGPLIGIPGVPDSLPITPSAISAWSVCDTAATTGSPAAPTVTSIAGQLSPIGRAAAMRPGQAILATHDGATYVIWGGQRSRIDPTDRTVTFNLGLDPGVTYPIEISNALFDAMPSTEPIVLPAIPEAGSPSRWLPGSTVGAVLESRDSSGSVNGFYALLPGGVQKITSFVADLLRTGDSQGSPTPTLVTPDKLIQIPLVDVLNVDYYPTADLEFVDPSANPVTCVSWEKQSSDPQARITIFSGRGLPVPIGMDSRLVQLVRDNRNPDSSEAHQTLVLPGAANFVATTSGVATAASRESLYWLSPQGVRYGVQSDQRTLPALGLDPRFAVQAPWPIVRTFAPGPAISREAALVARDAIPGGGAVAPIPESNEQSVGG